In a genomic window of Mesoplasma tabanidae:
- a CDS encoding pseudouridine synthase: MERLQKIISARGITSRRNAEKLIVEGKVKVNGVVITELGFKASPDADIEVNGKQTTKNNEKFYYLFNKPRLVLTTMYDPKQRKTVADYFKDVPTRVYPVGRLDYDVSGLIIMTNDGEFANFVMHPRYEFFKTYQGLCKGKVSKQQVSQLLKGVKIEDDYFTKAIQAELLNYDQEKDQTIVEMTIAEGKKHHVKQMFSAIEANLMKLKRTKIEFLEVDDLEVGRYRELKPHEVKKFYGIYQSTKRKEDLKVK; the protein is encoded by the coding sequence ATGGAAAGATTACAAAAAATCATTTCAGCTAGAGGAATTACTTCAAGAAGAAACGCAGAAAAATTAATTGTTGAAGGTAAAGTTAAAGTTAATGGTGTCGTAATTACTGAACTTGGTTTTAAAGCATCTCCTGATGCTGATATTGAAGTTAATGGAAAACAAACAACTAAGAATAATGAAAAATTTTATTACTTGTTTAATAAGCCAAGACTAGTTTTAACAACAATGTATGATCCAAAGCAACGAAAAACAGTCGCTGATTATTTCAAAGATGTGCCCACAAGAGTTTATCCTGTCGGAAGACTTGACTATGATGTTAGTGGTTTAATTATTATGACTAATGATGGAGAGTTTGCCAATTTTGTTATGCACCCAAGATATGAATTTTTTAAAACATATCAAGGATTATGTAAAGGAAAAGTTTCAAAACAACAAGTTAGTCAATTATTAAAAGGTGTGAAAATTGAAGATGATTACTTTACAAAAGCAATTCAAGCTGAATTATTAAATTATGACCAAGAAAAAGATCAAACAATTGTTGAAATGACAATTGCTGAAGGAAAAAAGCACCACGTTAAGCAAATGTTTTCAGCAATTGAAGCAAATTTAATGAAGTTAAAAAGAACTAAGATTGAGTTTTTGGAAGTTGATGATTTAGAAGTTGGAAGATATAGAGAATTAAAACCTCATGAAGTTAAAAAGTTCTATGGAATTTATCAATCAACAAAGAGAAAAGAAGATTTAAAAGTTAAATAA
- the scpB gene encoding SMC-Scp complex subunit ScpB: MNSNIKAIVEGLLFVYGDEGISLLDLQNVLEDVRPVTIQETILELEKKYSSDPDCAFSIQKFGKNKYRLQTKPELHEYFAKLELEVNNSRLSNSSIEVLSIIVYKGPISKHDIELIRQAECSYQIYRLRQKKLIKAVGKTSTGANLYTITDNFFKLFNITGGFEALPQIDFASYKNEDEENNFEEEIKITEEMVSEEDIFEDESDEGMF; encoded by the coding sequence ATGAATAGTAATATTAAAGCTATTGTTGAAGGTTTATTATTTGTTTATGGTGATGAAGGTATTAGTTTACTAGATTTACAAAATGTATTAGAAGATGTTAGACCAGTAACAATTCAAGAAACTATTTTAGAGTTAGAAAAAAAATATTCTTCAGATCCTGACTGTGCTTTTTCTATTCAAAAATTTGGAAAAAACAAATATAGATTACAAACAAAACCAGAATTACACGAATATTTTGCAAAATTAGAATTAGAAGTAAATAATTCTAGACTATCAAATTCAAGTATAGAAGTATTATCAATTATTGTTTATAAAGGACCAATTTCAAAACATGACATTGAATTGATAAGACAAGCTGAATGTTCATACCAAATATATAGATTAAGACAAAAAAAATTAATTAAAGCGGTTGGTAAAACTTCAACAGGAGCAAACCTTTATACAATAACTGATAATTTCTTTAAGTTATTTAACATAACAGGTGGATTTGAAGCGTTACCTCAAATTGATTTTGCTTCATACAAAAATGAAGATGAAGAAAATAATTTTGAAGAAGAAATAAAAATTACTGAAGAAATGGTCTCAGAGGAAGATATCTTTGAAGATGAATCTGATGAAGGAATGTTTTAA
- a CDS encoding segregation and condensation protein A, with product MQHWDELNISNFSGPLDLLWNMVKDKKIDIFEINLSEIIDQYLKYIEGQQKLDIELASEYLVMAAQMIEMKSRILLPKDEEELQDDFMFEDLLEQINQYGQIKEVSEYFYNKQEEYLQTYSKPKTKKSFVQSIADRNDELMVDPLDIGIDEFAEIFQRILQKAENFNDDFEYDESMLLEDAYAPIQNEIISPQVIAKSIVDVMKTNKHKEWRLEEVITGYELNLINLISTFLAVLDMVRHQVAVINQKNDTLEFRFTSEALADETVLKRIEEVEEYE from the coding sequence ATGCAACATTGAGATGAATTAAATATATCCAATTTCTCAGGTCCTTTAGACTTATTATGAAATATGGTAAAAGATAAAAAAATTGATATTTTTGAAATTAATTTAAGTGAAATCATTGATCAATATCTTAAGTATATTGAAGGCCAACAAAAACTTGATATTGAATTAGCTAGTGAGTATCTAGTAATGGCTGCACAAATGATTGAAATGAAGTCAAGAATTTTATTACCAAAAGATGAAGAAGAATTACAAGATGATTTTATGTTTGAAGATTTACTTGAACAAATTAATCAATATGGTCAAATTAAAGAAGTTAGTGAATATTTTTATAATAAACAAGAAGAGTATTTACAAACTTATTCTAAGCCAAAAACTAAAAAATCATTTGTTCAATCTATAGCAGACAGAAACGATGAGTTAATGGTCGATCCGTTAGACATAGGCATTGATGAATTTGCTGAAATTTTTCAAAGGATCTTGCAAAAAGCAGAAAACTTTAATGATGATTTTGAATATGATGAAAGTATGCTTTTAGAAGATGCATATGCTCCAATTCAAAATGAAATTATTTCTCCACAAGTAATTGCTAAATCAATTGTTGATGTTATGAAAACAAATAAACACAAAGAATGAAGACTTGAAGAAGTTATCACAGGATACGAATTAAACTTAATTAATTTGATTTCAACTTTCTTAGCTGTGTTAGATATGGTTAGGCATCAAGTTGCTGTTATTAATCAAAAAAATGATACGCTAGAGTTCAGATTTACATCTGAAGCTCTTGCTGATGAAACAGTCTTAAAAAGAATAGAAGAGGTAGAAGAATATGAATAG
- a CDS encoding MFS cation transporter yields MNNWDLIIVAPSVIIFGFLFLYYIYKKQKVEKRLFWFYIQTLIVWTVNAILIQENSNILTDLFDKTPPATTVVLLLFSSSMLFAILLKPLATWFTGKIRNRNIWIRTSILASLLASMLLLIPSSDGALFKIIIILQAVILGISISSQSLYFLYLNEQKYNRLFVLKVSFALGFVITFASFVGNWILNVNNFATNKLVWLNMLIIIFLIISLLISFRNGIENKNKIGEFKLVLKEELAKYSKSTLIKLIILTLILGLIYGFVQSPIFRMYFIANSKISNDNIEWLETLDRKYQAIFLFGQFALGYFLYKVLLPKIGVKNLIYGLIVISGITLLISTFVISSIWIVISNLIFGSSYFVLFYMWFAFAIMWNYRASRGIPVTGFVASALLIGQFSVILIFNSIVYTKTGLFTYQSVQAIIAEINIDNIIAFENSLKKVIRITAASLFFINSIYLFLTVIWIDQIIAEFVDYANIKHIFSEYEKQSVEKKINSRIIIE; encoded by the coding sequence ATGAACAATTGAGATTTAATTATTGTTGCTCCTTCAGTTATTATTTTTGGTTTTTTATTTTTATATTATATTTACAAAAAACAAAAAGTTGAAAAAAGACTATTTTGATTTTATATTCAAACATTAATTGTCTGAACTGTAAATGCAATCTTAATTCAAGAAAACTCAAATATACTAACTGATCTTTTTGATAAGACACCACCTGCAACAACTGTAGTTTTATTATTATTTAGTAGTTCAATGTTATTTGCAATTTTACTTAAACCATTAGCTACTTGGTTTACAGGAAAAATAAGAAATAGAAATATTTGAATAAGAACTTCAATTTTAGCTTCACTTCTTGCTAGTATGCTTTTATTAATTCCTTCAAGTGATGGTGCACTATTTAAAATTATTATTATTTTACAAGCGGTTATTTTAGGAATTAGTATTTCATCACAAAGTCTATATTTTTTATATTTAAATGAACAAAAATATAATAGATTGTTTGTACTTAAAGTTTCATTTGCATTAGGTTTTGTAATAACATTTGCATCTTTTGTAGGTAATTGAATTCTAAATGTTAACAATTTTGCTACAAATAAATTAGTTTGGCTGAATATGTTAATCATTATATTTTTAATAATTTCATTATTGATAAGTTTTAGAAATGGCATAGAAAATAAAAATAAAATAGGTGAGTTTAAATTAGTCTTAAAAGAAGAATTAGCAAAGTATTCTAAATCAACCTTAATCAAACTAATTATTTTAACTTTGATATTAGGTCTCATTTATGGATTTGTGCAATCTCCAATATTTAGAATGTATTTTATAGCAAATTCAAAAATAAGTAATGATAATATTGAATGACTTGAAACATTAGATAGAAAATATCAAGCTATATTTTTATTTGGTCAATTTGCATTAGGATATTTCTTATATAAAGTTTTATTGCCTAAAATTGGTGTTAAAAACTTAATTTATGGACTAATTGTTATTTCGGGAATAACATTATTAATTTCAACGTTTGTAATTAGTTCAATATGAATAGTTATCTCTAATTTAATTTTTGGGTCTTCTTATTTTGTTTTATTTTACATGTGATTTGCATTTGCAATTATGTGAAACTATAGAGCATCAAGAGGAATACCTGTGACAGGGTTTGTTGCTTCTGCTTTATTAATTGGTCAATTTTCAGTTATACTTATTTTTAATTCTATTGTTTATACAAAAACGGGACTGTTTACATATCAATCAGTACAAGCAATAATAGCTGAAATTAATATTGATAATATTATAGCTTTTGAAAACAGCTTAAAAAAAGTTATTAGAATAACAGCAGCTTCATTATTTTTTATTAATAGTATTTATTTATTTTTAACAGTAATATGAATTGATCAAATAATTGCTGAGTTTGTTGATTATGCAAATATTAAACATATTTTTTCAGAATATGAAAAACAATCAGTAGAGAAAAAAATAAACTCAAGAATAATAATTGAGTAA
- the argS gene encoding arginine--tRNA ligase, translated as MDNIINIVKKDLKEVAKKLGIVKEPVVEINKNNIDSHFSTTIALMSAKELKQNPIQLADSIKQELIKKEYYDQIEIAGPGFINIKLKTELLSTTIKNISTLKEAYGKNGNKNKIINIEYVSANPTGFLHVGHARNAVTGSVLKEVLKFDGYEVQTEYYTNDAGNQINILAVTVFVHYLWALGIEAEKPANTYGGTFYDDLAKTMIEKHGDKFKSLSFTETIISDSKVHQIFRKEATEYFLAEIKNQLKDFGVVIDHYSSEQEMYDTNQIEKLLQEYKEKNATYETDGALWLKTTQFGDDKDRVLIKKDGSLTYIVPDLATHNIRIDRTKADILINIWGGDHHGYIPRMRAGLQLLGHNPDILEIEMVQMVRLIKDGKEYKMSKRKGTAVWLVDIMEMVGKDALRYMLASKSSSSHMDLDLDLVQQKNATNPVYYAQYATARCHSILNQAEQKNIKANLEKNNLLSNKKEIDLLLTLDNFNQVIQMAAKNRAPQLICEYIQTICKQFHSYYADTKIIDEKDLPTSEARLGLVVAVLQVLKNAFKVIGVSALETM; from the coding sequence ATGGATAACATAATTAATATAGTTAAAAAAGATTTAAAAGAAGTAGCTAAAAAATTGGGCATAGTAAAAGAACCAGTTGTTGAAATTAATAAGAACAATATTGACAGTCATTTTTCTACAACTATTGCATTAATGAGCGCAAAAGAATTAAAACAAAATCCAATACAATTAGCTGATTCTATTAAGCAAGAATTAATAAAAAAAGAATACTATGATCAAATTGAAATAGCAGGTCCCGGTTTTATTAACATTAAATTAAAAACTGAATTACTTTCAACAACAATTAAAAATATTTCAACCTTAAAAGAGGCATACGGGAAAAATGGAAATAAAAATAAAATAATAAATATTGAATATGTTTCAGCAAACCCAACTGGTTTTTTACATGTGGGGCATGCAAGAAATGCAGTTACAGGTTCTGTGTTAAAAGAAGTTTTAAAATTTGATGGTTATGAAGTGCAAACAGAGTATTATACAAATGATGCAGGAAATCAAATTAATATTTTGGCTGTAACTGTTTTTGTTCACTACCTTTGAGCATTAGGCATTGAAGCAGAAAAACCAGCTAATACATATGGTGGAACTTTCTATGATGATTTAGCTAAGACTATGATTGAAAAACATGGTGATAAATTTAAAAGTCTAAGTTTTACTGAAACTATAATTTCTGATTCTAAAGTTCATCAAATTTTTAGAAAAGAAGCTACTGAATATTTCTTAGCAGAAATTAAAAATCAGTTAAAAGATTTTGGCGTTGTCATTGATCATTACTCAAGTGAACAAGAAATGTATGACACAAATCAAATTGAAAAACTTTTACAAGAATATAAAGAAAAAAATGCGACTTATGAGACTGATGGAGCTTTATGATTAAAAACTACTCAATTTGGTGATGACAAAGATCGTGTTTTAATTAAAAAAGACGGTTCATTAACTTATATTGTTCCAGACTTAGCAACTCATAACATTAGAATTGATAGAACTAAAGCAGATATTCTAATTAATATTTGAGGTGGAGATCACCATGGTTATATTCCAAGAATGAGAGCAGGTCTTCAATTATTAGGGCATAATCCAGATATCTTAGAAATCGAAATGGTTCAAATGGTAAGATTAATTAAAGATGGCAAAGAATACAAAATGAGTAAGAGAAAAGGCACTGCAGTTTGATTGGTTGATATTATGGAAATGGTTGGTAAAGATGCACTGAGATATATGTTAGCATCTAAATCAAGTAGTTCACATATGGACTTAGACTTAGATTTAGTTCAACAAAAAAATGCAACTAATCCAGTCTATTATGCACAATATGCAACTGCAAGATGTCATTCAATTTTGAATCAGGCAGAGCAAAAAAATATAAAAGCGAATTTAGAAAAAAATAATTTATTGTCAAATAAAAAAGAAATTGATTTGTTATTAACATTAGACAATTTTAATCAAGTAATTCAAATGGCTGCTAAAAATAGAGCACCACAATTAATTTGTGAATATATTCAAACAATTTGTAAGCAATTTCATTCATACTATGCAGATACAAAAATTATTGATGAAAAAGACTTACCGACAAGTGAAGCAAGATTAGGATTAGTTGTAGCAGTTTTACAAGTACTAAAAAATGCATTTAAAGTTATTGGTGTTAGTGCATTAGAAACAATGTAA
- the frr gene encoding ribosome recycling factor gives MDEILLLAEQQMKDTVVAWQDHIKTIRTGRASATMLDKIMVNYYGTPTPVNQTAQITTPEPQQLVIKPWDKSLIQEVVAAINKSDLNLNPISDAEVVRINIPALTEEIRKDLVKKMNKELENFKVRIRNIRRDYIDTAKKDKSISEDVVKGIENDIQKLTDLNIKKLDDISKEKEKELMAI, from the coding sequence ATGGATGAAATTTTATTATTAGCAGAGCAACAAATGAAGGATACAGTTGTTGCTTGACAAGATCACATTAAAACAATTAGAACAGGTAGAGCAAGTGCAACAATGTTAGACAAAATTATGGTTAACTACTATGGAACTCCAACACCAGTTAATCAAACTGCTCAAATAACAACACCTGAACCTCAACAATTGGTAATTAAACCTTGAGACAAAAGTTTGATTCAAGAAGTTGTTGCAGCAATTAATAAGTCAGATTTAAATTTAAATCCTATTTCAGATGCTGAAGTTGTTAGAATTAACATTCCTGCATTAACTGAAGAAATAAGAAAAGACTTGGTTAAAAAAATGAATAAAGAATTAGAGAACTTTAAAGTTCGCATTAGAAACATTCGTAGAGACTATATCGATACAGCTAAAAAAGACAAATCAATTAGTGAAGATGTTGTTAAAGGAATTGAAAATGATATTCAAAAATTAACAGATTTAAATATTAAAAAATTAGATGACATATCAAAAGAAAAAGAAAAAGAATTAATGGCAATATAG
- the pyrH gene encoding UMP kinase has product MKYKYSTVLLKLSGEALKNEKEIYNKEKLEDIAKQIVELAKNGLKLGIVIGGGNIWRGKLGVDIDMPQINADYMGMLATVMNGLALESTIKRLGYDKVNVYSSLPIETVTDDYNFKRARLKMNEGYISIFVGGTGFAYFTTDTNSVIRAIEIDADAVLMAKNGVKGVYDSDPNLNPNAKFYEKLTHREIADKQLRVMDLTAATLAKDAKLPIEVFDMQGPNNIIKVMEGSLESTIIEE; this is encoded by the coding sequence ATGAAATATAAATATAGTACAGTTTTATTAAAATTAAGTGGCGAAGCTTTAAAAAATGAAAAAGAAATTTATAACAAAGAAAAGTTAGAAGATATTGCTAAACAAATTGTTGAATTAGCAAAAAATGGATTAAAATTAGGAATTGTTATTGGTGGAGGAAATATCTGAAGAGGTAAACTTGGTGTTGATATTGATATGCCACAAATTAACGCAGACTACATGGGAATGTTAGCAACTGTTATGAATGGTTTGGCATTAGAATCAACAATCAAACGTTTAGGATATGATAAAGTTAATGTTTACTCTTCTCTACCAATTGAAACAGTGACAGATGATTACAATTTCAAAAGAGCAAGGCTAAAAATGAATGAAGGATATATATCAATTTTTGTTGGTGGTACTGGTTTTGCTTACTTTACAACAGATACTAATTCGGTAATTCGTGCAATCGAAATTGATGCTGATGCAGTATTAATGGCAAAAAATGGGGTTAAGGGAGTTTATGACTCAGACCCTAACTTAAATCCTAATGCAAAATTTTATGAAAAATTAACTCATCGTGAAATAGCTGATAAGCAATTAAGAGTAATGGACTTAACAGCCGCAACATTGGCAAAAGATGCAAAACTTCCAATTGAAGTATTTGACATGCAAGGGCCAAATAACATTATTAAAGTTATGGAAGGTTCTTTAGAATCAACAATTATAGAAGAATAG
- a CDS encoding polysaccharide deacetylase family protein produces MKKSVKISIVLIMLVGFIFSISSYKSNREVGKIITKEKVLMLTFDDGPSATDDWEIMNILDQYDVKATFFMTGVNLEKYDTDPGIKKVVDRMIKDGHSLGNHSYYHNKYINNQTQLVKELNDVNDLIKYVYEQNGQTIESKDIPIRMPYLQYYRGLGYVQRKVKNPYWVRGYLGTDYLEEETGKDKILNQYYSHLSNGKILVAHTRGYAKVWLPEFLETLQSQGYKFANFTQNSNSFYKNYGRLGS; encoded by the coding sequence ATGAAAAAATCAGTAAAAATATCAATTGTTTTAATAATGTTGGTTGGATTTATTTTCAGTATCTCATCTTATAAAAGCAATAGAGAAGTAGGGAAAATTATAACTAAAGAAAAAGTGTTAATGTTAACATTTGATGATGGCCCATCAGCAACTGATGATTGGGAGATAATGAATATTTTGGATCAATATGATGTTAAAGCAACGTTTTTTATGACGGGAGTTAATTTAGAAAAATATGATACAGATCCTGGAATTAAAAAGGTTGTTGATAGAATGATAAAAGATGGTCACTCATTAGGAAATCATTCATATTATCATAATAAGTATATAAATAATCAAACGCAGTTAGTTAAAGAATTAAATGATGTAAATGATTTAATTAAATATGTGTATGAACAAAATGGGCAAACAATAGAATCTAAAGATATACCCATTAGGATGCCTTACTTACAATACTATAGGGGATTAGGCTATGTTCAAAGAAAAGTAAAAAACCCTTATTGAGTTAGAGGATACCTAGGAACTGACTATTTGGAAGAAGAAACTGGAAAAGACAAAATATTAAATCAATATTACTCTCATTTGTCAAATGGAAAAATATTAGTAGCTCACACAAGAGGATACGCAAAAGTTTGATTGCCAGAGTTCTTAGAAACTTTACAAAGTCAAGGTTACAAATTTGCTAATTTTACACAAAATAGTAATTCTTTTTATAAAAATTATGGAAGATTAGGTAGTTAA
- the tsf gene encoding translation elongation factor Ts, with protein MAVNAQLIKELREITQAGMMDCKKALEATDGNIDDAIVWLRENGLAKAAKKSDRVAAEGVALAKESDNKVVILEVNSETDFVAQNEKFINLIDEIANVLLASDAKTLEEGLALKTNSGETIEQVLVSATATIGEKIQLRRFTLIAKEAGNTTTLYNHANKRVSVALNFKGVIDASDAYNLAMHVAAMSPQYKSMEEIPAEFKESEFNIIKAEAKEDPKLQGKPENVLENILKGKLSKRLSEISLVDQQYVVDESFKVGQFLESKKVTLIDMIRYEVGEGIEKVVTDFASEVAAQLGN; from the coding sequence ATGGCTGTAAACGCACAATTAATTAAAGAATTAAGAGAAATTACACAAGCTGGTATGATGGACTGTAAAAAAGCTTTAGAAGCAACTGATGGAAACATTGATGATGCTATCGTTTGATTAAGAGAAAACGGATTAGCAAAAGCTGCTAAAAAATCAGACCGTGTAGCTGCTGAAGGTGTAGCTTTAGCTAAAGAAAGCGACAATAAAGTTGTTATTCTTGAAGTTAACTCAGAAACTGACTTCGTTGCTCAAAACGAAAAATTTATCAATTTAATTGATGAAATTGCTAATGTATTATTAGCATCTGATGCAAAAACTTTAGAAGAAGGATTAGCATTAAAAACAAATTCAGGTGAAACAATCGAACAAGTATTAGTAAGCGCGACAGCAACAATTGGAGAAAAAATTCAATTAAGAAGATTTACTTTAATTGCAAAAGAAGCTGGAAATACAACTACTTTATATAACCATGCGAATAAAAGAGTTTCAGTTGCATTAAACTTTAAAGGTGTTATAGATGCATCTGACGCATACAACCTAGCTATGCATGTAGCTGCAATGAGTCCGCAATACAAAAGCATGGAAGAAATACCTGCTGAATTTAAAGAATCAGAATTTAACATCATTAAAGCTGAGGCTAAAGAAGATCCAAAATTACAAGGAAAACCTGAAAATGTTTTAGAAAATATTTTAAAAGGAAAATTATCAAAACGTTTATCAGAAATTAGTTTAGTAGACCAACAATATGTTGTTGATGAAAGTTTCAAAGTAGGACAATTCTTGGAATCTAAAAAAGTAACTTTAATTGACATGATTAGATATGAAGTTGGGGAAGGAATTGAAAAAGTAGTTACTGACTTTGCAAGTGAAGTAGCTGCTCAACTAGGTAACTAA
- the rpsB gene encoding 30S ribosomal protein S2 has product MAYKEVTRDELSAAGVQYGHQTKRWNPKMAPFIYGSKSKNHVIDLEKTLIQLRQAEKLVQSIGAKGEKVLFVGTRRSAKLAVKEAALRSGNYYVNQRWLGGTLTNFKTIVKRIKALWEIEESEKNGQLALRTKKEQILILKEKTNLEKSLGGIKQMRKLPAALVVVDPKSDEIAVKEAIKLNIPVIGLCDTNVDPDIVTLPIPANDDLQESVNIMINALVDAFADGANLKLAPSVLKTVVVKRERTEGENNYSNNRSWNRPERTNN; this is encoded by the coding sequence ATGGCATACAAAGAAGTAACAAGAGATGAATTATCTGCTGCTGGTGTTCAATACGGTCACCAAACAAAAAGATGAAATCCAAAAATGGCACCATTTATTTATGGGTCAAAATCAAAAAACCATGTAATTGATTTAGAAAAAACTTTAATTCAATTGAGACAAGCTGAAAAATTAGTTCAATCAATTGGAGCTAAAGGTGAAAAAGTTTTATTCGTAGGAACAAGACGTTCAGCTAAATTAGCTGTTAAAGAAGCTGCATTAAGATCAGGAAACTATTATGTTAACCAAAGATGATTAGGTGGAACTTTAACAAACTTTAAAACAATTGTAAAAAGAATTAAAGCTTTATGAGAAATTGAAGAATCAGAAAAAAATGGACAATTAGCTTTAAGAACTAAAAAAGAACAAATTTTAATTTTAAAAGAAAAAACTAACTTAGAAAAATCATTAGGTGGAATTAAACAAATGCGTAAATTACCTGCTGCATTAGTTGTTGTAGATCCTAAATCAGATGAAATTGCTGTTAAAGAAGCAATTAAATTAAATATTCCAGTTATTGGATTATGTGATACAAACGTTGATCCAGACATCGTAACTTTACCAATTCCTGCAAATGATGATTTACAAGAATCAGTAAACATTATGATCAATGCTTTAGTTGATGCATTCGCTGATGGGGCTAACTTGAAATTAGCACCTTCAGTTTTAAAAACAGTTGTTGTTAAACGTGAAAGAACAGAAGGCGAAAACAACTACTCAAACAACAGAAGTTGAAATAGACCTGAAAGAACAAATAACTAA
- a CDS encoding pseudouridine synthase: MNKFIANQNDDNQTLFKFLKKNYKTTPLSVIYKWLRKGDIKINEKRIKDKDYLIKTNDEIVVYDNNKPVLRDDFKKLSKYDIDVIYEDSNLLIVKKPYNVEVHSPVKTSMDDIVKNYLFDTKQYNPSEENSYVISHIHRLDKLTSGLIMYAKNKQTHDIMVEAIQDKDKIEKYYRCRIDVPVTERLVANGWIKYDPTIQKSVFSEEFRSDFKEASTIFNVVSLDVTNEQTELEVQILTGRKHQIRATLEYYGASIINDSRYSGTIINNNKMIFLFANKLVFNGFEGKLENLNGKIIEIEPTW; the protein is encoded by the coding sequence ATGAATAAATTTATAGCAAATCAAAATGATGATAACCAAACATTATTTAAGTTCTTAAAAAAGAACTACAAAACAACACCACTTTCAGTTATCTACAAATGACTTAGAAAGGGTGATATCAAAATCAATGAAAAAAGGATTAAAGATAAAGATTACTTAATTAAAACTAATGATGAAATAGTAGTTTATGATAATAACAAACCAGTGCTAAGAGATGATTTTAAAAAATTATCAAAATATGATATTGATGTTATTTACGAAGATTCAAATTTATTAATAGTTAAAAAACCATACAATGTTGAAGTTCATTCACCAGTTAAAACAAGCATGGATGATATTGTTAAGAATTATTTATTTGATACTAAACAATATAATCCAAGTGAAGAAAATTCATATGTAATTAGTCATATTCATAGACTTGATAAATTAACATCAGGTCTTATAATGTACGCTAAAAATAAACAAACTCATGATATTATGGTTGAGGCAATTCAAGATAAAGATAAAATTGAAAAATATTATAGATGTAGAATCGATGTGCCGGTTACTGAAAGATTAGTAGCTAATGGTTGAATAAAATATGACCCAACTATTCAAAAATCAGTTTTTAGCGAAGAATTTAGATCTGATTTTAAAGAAGCATCAACAATATTTAACGTTGTTAGTTTAGATGTGACAAATGAACAAACTGAGTTAGAGGTACAAATTTTAACGGGTAGAAAACACCAAATTAGAGCGACTCTTGAATACTATGGAGCATCAATCATTAATGATTCAAGATATTCTGGAACAATCATTAATAATAATAAAATGATTTTCCTATTTGCTAATAAATTAGTCTTCAACGGTTTTGAAGGAAAATTGGAAAATCTAAATGGTAAAATTATAGAAATAGAACCAACCTGATAA